ACACCAGCAGGTCGGCGTCCAGCTCGGTGCGCTCCCCGGTCGGCAGGAACTCGACGGTCACCGCCACCCCGCCGTCGCGGTGCGCGACCTCGCGCACCCGGGAGGCGTTGAGGATCCGCAGCCGCTCCTCACCCCGCACCTTCTCCTGGTAGGAGATGGCGTAGAGCTGCTCGATGAGGTCCAGGTCGACCACCGAGTAGTTGGTGTTGCGGTGGTAGTCCAGCAGCTGCCGGCGGACCTCGGGCGAGGCGGCGTGGAAGTCGTCCACGGCCTGCGGGTCGAAGACGCGGTTGGCGAACGGGCTGTCGTCGGCCGGGCTGTAGCCGTACCGGCTGAACACCGCGCACACCTCGGCCGCCGGGAACGTCCGGTGCAGGTACTCGGTGACCTCGGCGGCGCTCTGCCCGGCGCCGACCACCACGCAGCGGCGCGGCGGCTCGGTCAGCTCGTCCACGCGGTGCAGCAGGTCGAGGTTGTGCCACACCCGCTCGCCGAGCTCGGCGCCCGGGGGCAGGCTCGCTTCCAGCCCGACGGCGAGCACGACGTTGCGCGCCCGGTGCACCTCCAGCTGCCCGCCGTGGCGGACCACGGCCTCGAAGTGGTCGCCGGAGCGGTGCAGCTCGACGACCTCCGCGCCGTAGCGCACCACGTCGGAGACGCGCTCGGCGGCCCACTCCAGGTAGTCGTGGTACTCGACGCGGGTCGGGAACATCGTCTTGTGGTTGATGAAGTCGACCAGCCGGTGCTTGGCGTGCAGGTAGCTCAGGAACGAGAAGTCGCTGGCGGGGTTGCGCAGGGTGACCAGGTCCTTGAGGAAGGACACCTGCATGGTGGTGCCCTCGATGAGCATGCCCCGGTGCCAGCTGAACGCCGGTTCGCGTTCGAAGAACACCGCGGAGAGGCGGTCTGCCGCCGGCGCGGTGCGGTTGTGCTCCTCCACCGCGATCGCCAGCGCCAGGTTGGACGGCCCGAAACCGATCCCCAGGACGTCGTGGACTTCTTCCTCGCTCGGTACGGCAGTCACGTTGTCCCCTCGCCTCGCAGGTGCCCGGTTCGCGGGCACGCGGCCGTGCCGGCGCGAGTGCTGCCTCGCGCCGGGCTGCGGTCCACGTCGTTCAGTCCCGGTCGTGGTTGTGCTTGTCGTGGTACTCGGTCTCGGCGAGCCCGTGCTTCCAGTAGCCGATGGCGAGCACGGAGCCGGCGTCCATGCCGCGATCGGTGCGCAGGTGGCGGCGGATCCCGTGGACGATGCTGGACTCCCCGGCCACCCAGGCAGAGACGTCCACGTCGGCGGGCACGTCGAGCTGCTGGACGGCGTCGACGAGCTGCCGGGAGCGGCCGGCCGGGACGCCGTCGCGGTGCAGCCAGGTCCACTGCAGGTCCGGCGGGCACTCGACGTGCTGCTGGTCGGCCGGGTCACCGATCTCGACCAGGACCTGGCCGCGCGCGGTGGGCGGCAGCCCCTCGACGATGGCGGAGATCGCGGGCAGCGCGGTCTCGTCGCCGACCAGCAGGTAGTAGTCGGCGGCCCGGCAGGTCTTGCCGCCGGGCCCCATCACGCCGAGGTGGTCACCGGGCCGCGCGTTGCGAGCCCAGTTGGAGGCCACCCCGTGCGCTCCGTGCATCACGAAGTCCACGTCGAGCTCACCGCGGGCCTCGTCGTAGCGGCGGACGGTGTAGGTGCGCATGGTCGGGCGCACGTGCGGTTCGGGCCAGCGGTAGCGGCCGGTCTCCTCGTCCAGCACCGGGAGCACCGGTCGCTCCTGGCCCTGCCGCGGCACGAACACCTTGATGTTCGGCCCGGTGTGCTGGTCCAGGAAGCCCTCGAGCTCCTCGCCGCCCAGGGTGATCCGCCGCATCGACGGGCTCAGCTCAGCGGTGCGCAGCACCTCGAGATCGCGCGCTGGGGGCCGGCTGTGCCGGAGTCGGTCCGCGGTACCCATCGACCCGTGCGTTCCTTCCTGTCCACCAACGATCATGCCAGTTAAGGCTAGCCTAACCATAGATCCACCGGCTTGTCTTCCCCGCGGTGGCTCAGATCTCTCGGCGCCGCCCGCCCGTGATCCGCGTCCGCGGCGCCGCCGCGGCGGGTTCGCGCACCGGCGCCTGCTCGGCGAGGCGCAGCGCCAGCGCGGCCCCGACCAGCGCGAGGCCGGCCGACACCGCCATCGCCAGGTGGTAGCCGTCGAGGCCGGGCGCACCGGCCAGCACGCAGGCCGTCAGCGCCACGCCGAGCGCGGACCCCACCTGCCGCTGCACGGTGAACAGCGTCGAGGCCCCGCCGGTGGCGGAGGCGCTGATCGTGGTGAAGGCGACGACCTGCAGCTCGGCGGACGCCGCGCCCACGAAGAACCCGGTGAGCAGCTGGACGAACGCGGCGAACCACAGCTCACCCGCGCTGATCGCGTTGAGCAGCAGGAACGAGCACGCCGCACCGAGCATGGCGGTCGCGATCACCCGGCGCGCGCCGAACCGGCGGTGCGCCCAGCCGACCAGCTGGGAGGCGATCATCAGCCCGATCGCCTTCGGCAGCGTCACCAGCCCGGTCTCCCAGGCCGAGGCGCCCAGTTCCCCCTGGAACATCAGCGTGAAGCCGTAGAGCGTGCCGAGGAACCCGGACACGCACAGGAACAGCACCAGGCTCGCCCGGCGGAACGACGCGTCGCCGAACAGCCCCAGGTCCAGCATCGGCGCCCGCGCGCGCAGCTGGGTCCGCACCAGCAGCGCCAGGCAGACCAGCCCGGCGCCCCCGGCAGCCCAGGTGTGCGGCGAGCCCGGGCCGTGCCGCCCGACCGACTCCAGCGCGTACATCACCAGCCCGAGCCCGGGCGCGGCCAGCGCGAGGCCCACGGCGTCGAAGCGCTTCTGGCCGGCCTCGACGTGCTCGACCAGCAGCAGCGCGCCGAACACCAGCGCCAGCGCGCCGACCGGCAGGTTCACGTAGAAGCCCCACCGCCACGTGAGGTCCTCGACGAAGAACCCGCCCAGCACCGGACCGAGCGCGGGGGCCACCGCGGTCGGCACCAGCAGCACCCGGGACAACCGGATCCGCTGCTCCGGTGGGTAGGCGCGGAACAGCATGGTCAGCGCGACGGGGCTCATCACGCCGCCGCCCGCGCCCTGCAGCACCCGCGCGAGCACCAGCTGCGGCAGCTCCGCGGCCACCCCGCACAGCGCCGACGCCAGCACGAACACCCCGAAGGCGCTGAGGAACACCCGCTTGGTGCCGAACCGGTCGCCGAGCCAGCCGGACACCGGGATGCACACCGCGAGGCTGACCAGGTACCCGACGTTGACGGCCGAGGTCGCGCTGGGCGGCACGCCGAACTCGGCGGCGATGGCGGGCAGCGCCACGTTGACGATGGTGGCGTCCATGCCGTTCATGAACATCGCCGCGACGTAGCAGACGCACACCGCGACCTGGGGACTCACCCGACGCAGCACCGTCATCAGCGCGCGGGCCGCATGTCGGTCCAGTTCACCTCGATGTGGTCCACACAGGACTGGCGGTCGGCCGGGCCGTGCGCGACGGTCCACCCGGCAGGCACCTCGATCGCGCTCGGCCACAGCGAGTACTGGTCCTGGTCGTTGATCAGGGCGTAGTACTCGCCGGCCGGGTCCTCGAACGGGTTCGTCATCGTCGTGCTCCTCCAGTGCGGTGCGGTCCTGCGCTCACCGGTCCACCTCGTGGAGCTCGCGGTCGACGACCGCGGCGATCTCGGCGAGCGGCCCGGGTTGCGTCATGTCCTTGTGCTCGCAGGCGATGTCGTGGTTGCGCACCTCGCCGTCGACGTAGGGCTCCCACATCTGCGCGGTCAGCGACGCCTTGGCCGGGTTGACGGTGGCGGTGAAGAACAGCACGTCCCCGCGGAACTTGTCGTGGTCGGCCTCGTTCTCCAGCACCGCGCAGTTGGCGAAGCCGTCGATGATCGCGGTGATGGTGTGCGGTTCCAGGTTGGCCAGCGCGCTGCCCTCGGCGGACAGCACCGCCATGACGTCGTCCCTGGTCAGCGGGCGGTCCTCGAACTCGGCGAGGTCGTAGCCGGCCATGTGGAGCAGCGCCTTGAGCGCCTCCTCCTCGGTGGGCAGCTCGTCCCACACGTCCTTCGGGTAGGAGTCGAGCATGCACAGCATGCGCACCTCCTCGCCCTGCGCCTGCAGGTGGGTGCTCATCTCGTGCGCGACGACCCCGCCGAAGGACCAGCCGAGGAAGTGGTACGGCCCGTGCGGCTGGACCTGGCGGACGTGCTCGAGGTACTCGGCGGCCATCTCGCTCAGGCTGGCCGCGACCGGCCTCGGCTCGGCCAGCCCGCGCGACTGGATCCCGTAGACCGGCCGCTCGCTGTCGATGTGCTTGAGCAGCCGGGAGAACGGCCAGGCCAGCCCGGCCGCCGGGTGCACGCAGAACAGCGGCGGCTTGCTCCCGCCGGTGCGCAGCGGCAGCAGGATCTCCAGCGCGTCCCGGTCGCCGCCGTGGTCGATCCGCTCGGCGAGCCCCGCGACCGTCGGCGCGGCGAACAGGCTGCCGACGTTGACCTTCACGCCCAGCGCGTCGCGGATGCGGCCGATGAGCTTGGCGGCCAGCAGGGAGTGCCCACCGAGGTCGAAGAAGCTGTCCTCGACGCCGACCCGCGGCAGCCCGAGGACCTCGGCGAACAGCTCGCACAGGACCTCCTCGGTGGGGTTGCGCGGCATCGCGGACCCGACCGCCTCGCCCAGGTCGGGCGCGGGCAGCGCCCGGCGGTCGAGCTTGCCGTTGGGCATCAGCGGCAGCGCGTCGACGTGCACCACGGCGGCCGGGACCATGTGGTCCGGCAGCGCCTCGGCCACGTGCCTGCGCAGCTCGGCGGCGTCGCCGCCGCCCACCACGTAGGCCACCAGCCGCTTGTCGCCGGGGGTGTCCTCGCGCACCACGGCCGCGACCTGCGCGACGTCCGGGTGCCGGGCCAGCACCGCCTCGACCTCGCCGAGCTCGATGCGGAAACCGCGCACCTTGACCTGGTCGTCGGCCCGGCCGGCGAAGTCCAGCGTCCCGTCGGCGCGCCAGCGCACCAGGTCGCCGGTGCGGTACATGCGGGAGCCGGGCGGCCCGAACGGGTCGGCGACGAAGCGTTCCGCGGTCAGCCCGGGCCGGTTGAGGTAGCCGTGGGCCAGGCCGAGCCCGGAGACGTAGAGCTCGCCGACCACCCCGGGCGGCACCGGCTGCAGCTGCGCGTCGAGCACGTGGAGGCGGGTGCCGGGGTCGGGCACGCCGATCGGCACCGAGCTGCCCACGGCGTCGGGGTCGCACTCCCACAGCGTGGTGTTGACCGTCGCTTCGGTGGGCCCGTAGCAGTTGAGCATCCGCAGCTCGCGCGCCCAGCGCAGCACCAGGTCGGACGGCACCTTCTCGGCCCCGCACAGCAGGGTCGCGCCCGGCGGGAGCTCGGTGTCCGGCGGGAACATGCCCATCACCGACGGGCCGATCGCCAGGTGCGTGACCCGGTGCCGCCGGGCGTACTCGGCGAGCGGTTCACCGGGCACGCGCCGGTCGGCGGGCACCACGACGAGCGTGCCGCCGCTGAGCAGCCCCATGCACATCTCCCAGAACGCCACGTCGAAGCTCGGCGAGGCGAACTGCAGCACCCGGCTGTCGGCGGTGACGCCGACCCGCTCGCGCTGGGTGGCCAGCAGCTTGGCGATGCCCCGGTGCGGCACCACCACGCCCTTGGGCGTCCCGGTGGAGCCGGAGGTGTAGATGACGTACGCCGCGTCGTCCAGCCGCGGGGTGGGCAGCTGCCAGCCGCCCTGCGGCCGGTCGTGGCAGCTCAGCAGGGCCACCGGCAGGTCGGCGTCGAGGTCGTCGGTGAGCACCAGCCGCGGCCGCGCGTCGGTGACCATGTGCCGCAGCCGCTCCAGCGGGTAGTCCGGGTCCAGCGCCAGGTAGGCGGCCCCGGCGCGCATCGCCGCCAGCAGCCCGATGACCAGCTCGGGCGAGCGCGGCAGCAGGACGCCGACGATGTCGCCGGGCCCGACGCCGTGCTCGACCAGCAGCTGCGCCTGCTCGGTGACCCGCCGGTCGAGTTCGCGGTAGCTGAGCTCGACGTCCTCGAACACCAGCGCCGGCTTGTCCGGGTCGCGCTCGACGCTGCGCGCGAACAGCTCGGGGAACGTCCCGGCCGGCTCCCGCACCTGGCTGGACGCGTCGCCCCAGGCCAGCACCCGCTGCCGCTCGTCCGCGCCGAGCACGTCCAGGCGGCCGACCGGGGTGGCCGGGTCGGCGACCGCGGCGTCGAGCAGCCGGACGAAACGCGCGGCCAGGTCGTCGACGGTGCGCCGGGTGAACAGGTCGGTGCTGTACTGCACCAGCCCGTCGACCCCGCCGTCGGGGCGCTCGCTGAGGCTGAACGCCAGGTCGAACTTCGCCGCCCCCGGGTCCGCGGTGCTCACCTCGGTGCGCAGCCCCGGCAGGTCCGCGGTGACGGCGTCGGTGGCGCTCCAGTGGGCGAGCATGACCTGGAACAGCGGGTGCCGGGACAGCGAGCGCGCCGGGTTGAGCACCTCGGCCAGCCGCTCGAAGGGCAGGTCGGCGTTGTCGAAGGCGGCCAGGTCGACCTGCCGGACCCGGTCGACGAGCTCGCCGAACCCGGGCTCGCCCGAGGTGTCGGTGCGCAGCACCAGGCTGTTGACGAAGAACCCGACGAGGTCGTCCAGCGCGTCGTCACCGCGACCGGCCACCGGCGACCCGATGGGGATGTCGGTCCCGGCGCCCAGCCGGGTCAGCAGCGCGGCCAGCCCGGCCTGCAGCACCATGAACACGCTGGCCTGGTGCTCGGCGGCGAGCTGCCGCACCCGCTGGTGCAGGTCCGCGTCGAGCTCGAAGCGCACCGAGTCGCCCTGGTGGCTGGACACCGCCGGGCGGGGGAAGTCGGTGGGCAGCTCCAGCTGGTCGGGCAGCCCGGCCAGCGCGGTGCGCCAGAACTCCAGCTGCCGACCGGCCAGGCTGGTCGGGTCGGACTCGTCGCCGAGCAGTTCCCGTTGCCACAGCGCGTAGTCCACGTACTGCACGGGCAGCTCGTCCCACTCCGGTGCCGCGCCCCGCACCCGCGCCGCGTACGCGGTGGACAGGTCGCGCACCAGCGGCCGGATCGACCACTCGTCCCCGGTCACGTGGTGCAGCAGCACCAGCAGCACGTGCTCCTCGCCGGTCTCGAACAGCGTGGTCCGGATCGGCGGCTCCACGGCCAGGTCGAAGCCGCGCCGCGCCGCGGCGTGCAGCTCAGCGTCCACATCGGACGTCTCGACCACGGTCAGCTCCGGGACGACGTCGAGCACGTCCTGGCGCGGTTCGCCCTGCTCGTCGGGGAAGACGGTGCGCAGGCTCTCGTGCCGACGCACGACGTCACCGAGGGCCGCGCGCAGCGCCGCCACGTCCAGCTCGCCGGTCATCCGCAGCACCAGCGGCATGTTGTACGTGGCACTGGGCCCCTCCAAGCGGTTGAGGAACCACAGGCGCTGCTGGGCGAAGGACAGCGGGATCCGCTCGGGCCGCTCGACGCGCCGCAGCTCCGGCCGCCGCGCCCCGGTGCCCAGCTGTTCGGCGAGCCCGGCGACGGTGGGGTGGTCGAAGAGGCTGCGGATGGTCAGCTCGGCGCCGAGCTCGGCGCGCACCCGCGCCAGCAACCGGGCCGCCAGCAGCGAGTGCCCGCCCAGGTCGAAGAACCCGTCGTCGATGCCGACCTCGCGCACGCCGAGCACCTCGGCGAACAACCGGCACAGCGCGGCCTCGACCGCGTTGCGGGGTCCGCGCCCCGCGGCGTCACCGCCGAACTCGGGCGCGGGCAACGCGCGCACGTCGAGCTTCCCGTTGGCGGTCAACGGGATCTCGTCCACCGCCACGAACGCCGCGGGCACCATGTAGCCGGGCAGCCGCTCGGCCAGGTACGACCGCAGTTCCGCGGACCCGGCGGTGCCGACGGTGTAGCCGACCAACCGCTTGTCGCCGGGCTGGTCCTCGCGCACCACGACGGCGGCCTGCCGGACCTGCGGGTGCGCCGCGAGGTTCGCCTCGACCTCCCCCAGCTCGATGCGGAACCCGCGCACCTTGACCTGGTGGTCGGCGCGGCCGATGAACTCGATGCTGCCGTCCGGCCGCCACCGCCCCAGGTCCCCGGAGCGGTACATGCGGGTGCCCGGGGCGCCGTACGGGTCGGCGACGAAGCGCTGCGCGGTGAGCCCGCGCTGCCCGAGGTACCCGCGCGCCAGGCCCTCGCCGGCCACGTACAGCTCGCCCACCACGCCGGGCGGCACCGGCTGCAGCTGCGAGTCCAGCAGGTAGACCCGCAGGTCCGGGATGGCGCGGCCGATGACGCTGCCGTCGCGGCGGGCCACCCTCTCGCGGTCCAGCTCCACGTAGGACACGTGCACGGTGGTCTCGGTGATCCCGTACATGTTGACGAGCCTGGGCGTCTCGGGGTGCCGCCGGTACCAGTCGTCCAACCTGGACAGTTCCAGCGCCTCACCGCCGAAGATGACCACGCGCAGCGCGAGCTCGCCCTCCGGGTCCTCCCGGTCCGCCTGGGCGAGCTGGTAGAAGGCCGACGGGGTCTGGTTGAGCACGGTCACCCGCTCCCGGACCAGCAACCGCCGGAACTCCCGCGGCGACCGGCTGACCTCGTGCGGGACCACCACCAGCCGACCGCCGTGCAGCAGCGCGCCCCACAGCTCCCACACCGAGAAGTCGAAGGCGTAGGAGTGGAACAGGGTCCAGACGTCGTCACCGCCGAAGGAGAACCAGTGGTCGGTGGCGCGGAACAACCGGACCACGTTGTGGTGCGAGATCGACACGCCCTTGGGCTGGCCGGTCGAACCCGAGGTGTAGATCACGTACGCGGCGTGCTCGGAGGTCAGCGGCCCGCGCTCGCCGGGCTTGGGGTCGCGCTGCGAGTGCCGGGCGACCTCCGCCCGCGCCGTCGGGTCGTCCAGCAGGACCGAGGGGATGTCCGCGGGCAGCCGCGCGGCGTGCTCGGCGTCGCTGATCAGCACGCTGGGCTGGGCGTCGCCGACGATGTGGGCGATCCGCTCGGCCGGGTGCCCGGGGTCCAGCGGGAGGTACGCCGCCCCGGCCTTGAGCACCGCCACCAGCGCCACCACCAGCTCCGCCGACCGCGGCAGCGCCAGCGCCACCAGTTGCTCGGGGCCGACGCCCAGGTCGATCAGGTGGTGCGCGAGCTGGTTGGCCCGCGCGTTGAGCTCCTCGTAGGTGAGCTGCTCGTCGCCGGCGGTGACCGCCACCGCGTCCGGCGTCCGCTCCACCTGCTGCTCGAACAGCTCCGGCAGCGTCGCGGGCGGCAGGTCCGCGAGCTCGACGCCCGGGGCGTTCCACTCCTCCAGGACCCGGGTGCGCTCCTCGGCGGAGAGCAGGTCGATCCGGCCGATCGCGGTGTCCCCCGAGCACCGCGCGAACCGGTCGAGGAACCGCAGGAACCGCTCGCGGTGCGCGGTGAGCTCGGCCTCGCCGTAGCGGTCGGGGTTGGCGTCGAACTCGAACCGCAGCCGCCCGTCGTCGTGGTAGACCGCGACGGTCAGGTCCTCGACCGGCCCGGCGGCGACGTTGTGCACGGTGGCCGGGCTGTCGCCGAACCGCAGCTCGTAGTCGAAGGCCTTGATGTTGACCATCGGCCCGAACAGCGGCCGGTCCGAGCCCAGCAGGCCGAGGTCGCGGCGCAGGTCCTCGCTGCGGGTGCGCTGGTGCGTGCGCAGCTCCCGCACGGCCGCGCGCACCTGCGCGACCAGCTCCGCGCGCGTGGTGGCCGCGGTGATCCGCAACCGCAGCGGCAGCACGTTGACGACCATGCCCGGTACCCGCAGCGCCACCGAGCCGAGCCGCCCCATCACCGGCAGGCCCAGCACCACGTCCCCGGCCCCGGTCATGCGGTGCAGGTAGGCGCCGAAGGCGGCGATGAGCGCGTCCGACCAGATCGTGCGGGCTTCCTCGGCCGCCGCGGCCAGCGCGGTCCCGGCCCCGGACTCGGCGGTCTGCCGGTGGAAGTCGTGCGCGGTGGGCCGCGCGCTCTCGGCCAGCGACACCACGTCGGGCCGGTCGGCGAAGCGCTCCCGCCAGTACCGGGTGTCGCGCTCGCACTTCGCCGACTCCCGGTACTGCCGCTCGTCGTCGAGCAGCGCCTGCAGCGAGCCGAACGGCGAGGGGCCGGCGTCCGGGTCGGTGTAGAGTTCCGCGACCCGCCGGATGAAGATCGAGAACCCGTAGCCGTCGATGGCCACGTGGTGGATCCGCTGGTACCACCACCAGCGCTGCTCGCCGAGCTTGAACAGCGCGGCGCTCCACAGCCGCCCGTCCTGCCCGCGCGTGAGGTCCACCGGTTCGCGCAGGTCGGCGCGCATCCAGGCGTGCGCGCGCGACTCGGGGTCGGCGGCGGTGGTGCAGTCCACCACCGGCAGCTCGAACTCGGCGGGCTCCTCGATGACCTGCCCGAGCTCCGCCTCCTCGGCGCAGACCCGGACGCGCAGCGCCTCGGTCTCGGCGACGGCGCGCCGCAGCGCGGCGGCGAACCGCTCCGGGTCCACGGGCCCGTGGACCTCCACGCGTTCAGCGGTGTTGAAGATCGGGTTGCCCCGGTCAAGCTGTTGGGCGAACCAGATCCCCGCCTGCGCAGCCGACAGCGGCAACAGCTGGTCGTCTCGACCCGGCATCGCTCTCCCCACGATCAACAAGATAGGTGAGGCTTACCTTAATTGCTTGTCGATCGGGAGTACAGACGCCCGGCACCGACGACGGAGTGGGGCTACTCACTCACGTGCGAAGACCATCAGCGCGGAGTTCTTGTTCGGCAACCCGACCTCGCCCGACCTGCGGAAACCGGCCTTGCCGAAGGCGCCCACCGACGCTCCGTTGTGGACGTTCGGCTCGGCCACCACCCGCAGGCAGGCGGGGTCGGCCTCCAGCAGACCACGCGCCACCGCCCGCAGCAACGCCGACCCGAGCCCGCGGCCGACCGCGTCCGGCTCGCCGAGGGCGATGTGCACCCCGAGGTCGTGCGGGTCGTGCGGGTAGCAGCGCGCGAGCTTGTCCCGCTGCACCCGGTACAGCTCGAGGTAGCCCAGGTCACGCCCGTCGCGCCCGACGACGCACGGCAGCGAGTGCTGCCCGCCGAGCTGACCGGCCAGCTCGGCGCGCCACTGCTCCCGCGGCCACGCCTGGTTCCAGTTGACCGCGACGTGCTCGGTGTTCATCCAGCGGTGCACCAGCGCGACGTCCGGGCCGCCGTCGTCGCCGACGACCCGCACCGGCCGCAGCGACCAGCCGTCCCCCAGCTCCGGGAGCGGCACCCCGGGCGCCTCGGCCGCACCCTCCCACAGCGGGTTGGGCACCTCGAACGGCACCGGCCGCACCTCCACCTGGCCCGACCCGTCCCGGTAGCGCAGGTCGGAGCCGTTGAGCGCGGCGAGGTCGGTCAGCGTCGGGCTGGTCAACCAGTGCTCGACCAGCCACCCGGCCGTCGGGTGCGCCTCGGCGACCCCGCGCAACCGCTTCCGCAGCTCCGCGAGCAGGTCCTCCTCGTGCACGACGCCGCGCCGCCCCAGCAGCCCGATGACCGCCAGCGGCCCGCGGGTGAGCAGCTCGGTCGTCGCGGCGGCGCGGTCGCCCTCCCAGCCCAGCGCGGCGGGCAGCAGCCGTCCCTCGACGTTCGCGACCAGCCAGCGCTGCGCCTCCGCCGCGTCGGACACCGAGCGGGCGACCGCGACCAGGTCGTCCGTCAGCGGCAGCGGGTCGAGCCGGTGCCGCGGCAGCGCGTGCAGCACCCAGTCCACCAGCGAGCCGGCCTCCGCGGCGTTGATCGGCGCGTCGGGCAGCGCGCGGGCCCGCGCGTCCGCCGAGCAGGCCGCGGCCAGCAGCGCCGGGTCGGCGATCGCGGCGGGGTCACCGGCTTCGTCGAGCACGTGGATCGCG
This region of Saccharopolyspora hordei genomic DNA includes:
- a CDS encoding GNAT family N-acetyltransferase gives rise to the protein MTSGVDLAGQSHQRASVLLRRWLAETHTPVSEGPLRLTVGPLRLGTDVLYRSPTGAHGFGAIHVLDEAGDPAAIADPALLAAACSADARARALPDAPINAAEAGSLVDWVLHALPRHRLDPLPLTDDLVAVARSVSDAAEAQRWLVANVEGRLLPAALGWEGDRAAATTELLTRGPLAVIGLLGRRGVVHEEDLLAELRKRLRGVAEAHPTAGWLVEHWLTSPTLTDLAALNGSDLRYRDGSGQVEVRPVPFEVPNPLWEGAAEAPGVPLPELGDGWSLRPVRVVGDDGGPDVALVHRWMNTEHVAVNWNQAWPREQWRAELAGQLGGQHSLPCVVGRDGRDLGYLELYRVQRDKLARCYPHDPHDLGVHIALGEPDAVGRGLGSALLRAVARGLLEADPACLRVVAEPNVHNGASVGAFGKAGFRRSGEVGLPNKNSALMVFARE